Within the Enterobacter bugandensis genome, the region AGGCTTTTGCTGTCGATGCGGCGATCGGTGGAAGCAGGGGATGGCGCTGTGTGTGTTTTTACTGGCGTTGCCGCGCTGTTATCGGTCGGTGACATAATGTTTATAAATAACAATCAATGTAACAATGATAATCATTATCAATAAACTGCAAATTCACGGCAAGCGTTTTTGTGAAAATTGTGTGACGGGATCAAATTCAGGGGAAGGCGATGCGGCCTGATGCCCTCACCCCAACCCTCTCCCACCGGGAGAGGGAGAAGGGCGAGAACCGTAGGTCGGGTAAGCGCAGCGCCACCCGACAATAACATCAGAAGCGAGAATCAACCGCAGCTGCCAGCTTCTCCAGCAGCAGCTCGCTGTCTTCCCAGCTCAGGCATGGGTCGGTGATCGACTGGCCGTATACCATCTGCTGGCCGGCAACGATTTTCTGCGTGCCTTCTTTGATAAAGCTTTCGGCCATGATCCCGGCAACGGCGGTCGAGCCGCTGCGGATCTGCTGACAGACCTCATCGCAGACGTCAAGCTGGCGGCGATGCTGCTTCTGGCAGTTGCCGTGGCTGAAATCCACCACCAGATGTTCCGGCAGGTCGAATTCGGCCAGCGTTTCACAGGCGGCAGCGATGTCTTGTGCATGGTAATTAGGCTTCTTCCCGCCGCGCATAATGATATGCCCATACGGGTTACCGCTGGTCTGGTAGATGGTCATATGGCCGTTCTTGTCCGGCGACAGGAACATATGGCTGGCACGCGAGGCGCGGATCGCATCGACCGCAATCCGGGTGTTGCCGTCGGTCCCGTTTTTGAAGCCGACCGGACAGGAGAGGGCTGAGGCCATCTCGCGGTGGATTTGGCTTTCGGTAGTGCGCGCGCCAATCGCGCCCCAGCTGATCAGATCGGCGATAAACTGCCCGGTCACCATGTCGAGAAACTCGGTGGCCGTCGGCACGCCCAGCTCGTTGACCTGCAACAGCAGCTTGCGCGCCAGCTCGATGCCGTGGTTTACGCGATAGCTGCCGTTAAGGTCAGGGTCGGAAATCAGCCCTTTCCAGCCCACCACGGTACGCGGTTTTTCAAAGTAGGTGCGCATCACAATCTCAAGGCGATGCTGGTATTTTTCCCGCAGCCCCTGAAGCCGTTTTGCATAATCCATCGCGGCATCCAGATCGTGGATGGAGCAGGGCCCAATCACCACCAGAAGACGCTTGTCTTCACCATTGAGGATTTTTTCAATGCGGCGGCGGGAGGCCGTCACATGTTCCGCGACCGCGGCGGAAACGGGGTGCCGCTCGGCCAGTTCAGCCGGGGTGACCAGGCTGTCTATGCGCGCCGTGCGGAGTTCATCGGTTTTATTCATGACTTGTCTCAGAAAATTTTTGCTTCATCGGCAGACTACCGGGAAGTGATGGGCATCACATTAAACCAATCCCTGCTGATTTCAAGTTCGGGGCGACACCGCCCCGCTGTTGAAAAGGATGATACATGAATCTGAGCTAATGTACTAGCTTATTAGTACATGCGGCGGTTAAGCCCCATGATGTCGAGAATTTTGGTGGCGATCTCTTCTACCGAATAGTTCGTACTGTTCAGCCACGGGATCTGGTTTTTGCGGTACAGGGCTTCCACTTCGGAGACCTCCATGCGGCACTGGCGCATCGAGGCGTAGCGGCTGTTCTCGCGGCGCTCTTCGCGGATCGCCGCGAGACGTTCCGGGTTAATCGTCAGGCCAAACAGCTTGTGCTGCAGCGGCTTGAGCGCAGCGGGCAGCACCAGGTTATCCATATCGTCGGCAATAAAGGGGTAGTTTGCGGCGCGGATGCCGAACTGCATCGCCAGATAGAGGCTGGTCGGCGTTTTGCCGCAGCGCGACACGCCGAGCAAAATCACCTGCGCCTGGTCGAGGTTGCGCAGCGAGATCCCATCGTCGTGCGCCAGGGTGTAGTCGATGGCGGCAATACGCGCGTCATATTTGGTCAGGTTGCCGGGGTTCAGCCCGTGGGTGCGGTGCGCGATAGGCGTCGGGTCAAGCTTCAGTTCGCTCTGGAGCGGGGCCACCAGCGCCTGCACGATATCCTGGCAAAAGCCTTCACTTTGCAAAATGATGTGGCGAATCTCAGGAATAACGATGGAGTAGAACACCAGCGGGCGCACGCCGGTCTGCTGGAAGATGGCGTCAATCTGGTCCTTCACCGCTTTGGCACGGCTCTCATTTTCCACAAACGGCAGCGTGATGCTGTTAATCGAAACGGGGAATTGCGACATCACCGCGTGGCCCAGCACCTCGGCGGTGATCGCCGTACCATCAGAAATATAAAAAACGTGACGATCGACAGCATTATCCATTTTACCCACCCTGAATATCATACCTAATTGTCTGAAAGCATAAATTAAAAAAGTTAATTGCACAGCAAAGAAGTTATCTGAATTTAAAATGAAATGATGTTTTTGATTTTCCTGAAAAGCGGATTTCATTTTTCAAATAGCGACTTTATTTTTGTGGTTTCTGGCTGAATATAGAGGAATCATCAGCTTATTGGCTGGTGGGAAACTATCCGAAAAGTTGAAAATTTAAATTGCTTACACGATTCACCGTTTTTTTAGCGCAAATAATTATGCCAGTATAAATACGTAGTCAGGTGTTACTTACTCCGATCAAATATCACAAAAGGATTGTTTCGATGTCCAACAATGGCTCGTCACCGCTGGTGCTTTGGTATAACCAACTCGGCATGAATGATGTAGACAGAGTTGGGGGCAAAAATGCCTCCCTGGGTGAAATGATTACAAATCTGTCCGGTATGGGTGTCTCCGTACCAAACGGGTTTGCCACGACCGCCGACGCGTTTAACCTGTTTTTAGACCAGAGCGGTGTAAACCAGCGCATTTACGACCTGCTGGATAAAACGGATATTGATGACGTCACCGAGCTTGCCAAAGCCGGGGCGCAGATCCGCCAGTGGATCATCGACACACCTTTCCAGCCGGAACTGGAAAAAGCTATCCATGACGCGTACAACCAGCTCTCCGCTGACGACGCGCAGGCCTCCTTTGCCGTACGTTCTTCCGCGACCGCAGAAGACATGCCGGACGCGTCGTTTGCCGGACAGCAGGAAACCTTCCTGAACGTTCAGGGCTACGATGCGGTACTGGTGGCGGTGAAGCACGTATTTGCTTCCCTGTTCAACGACCGCGCCATCTCCTATCGCGTGCACCAGGGCTATGACCATCGCGGCGTGGCGCTCTCCGCGGGCGTGCAGCGCATGGTGCGCTCGGACGTGGGTTCCTCCGGTGTGATGTTCTCCATTGATACCGAATCCGGCTTCGACCAGGTGGTGTTCATCACCTCCGCGTGGGGCCTGGGTGAGATGGTCGTGCAGGGCGCGGTGAACCCTGACGAATTCTACGTACACAAGCCTACGCTTGCCGCGGGCCGTCCGGCGGTGGTGCGCCGCACCATGGGCTCGAAAAAAATCCGCATGATTTATGCCCCAACCCAGGAGCATGGCAAGCAGGTTAAGATTGAAGATGTGCCGCAGGAGCAGCGCGACCGCTTCTCCCTGACCGACGCCGAAGTGCAGGAGCTGGCGAAGCAGGCGGTGCAGATTGAGAAACACTATGGCCGTCCGATGGATATCGAATGGGCGAAAGACGGGAACACCGGCAAGCTGTTTATCGTTCAGGCGCGCCCGGAAACCGTTCGCTCTCGCGGCCAGGTGATGGAGCGTTATACGCTGCACGCGCAGGGTAAAATCGTGGCGGAAGGCCGCGCCATCGGTCACCGCATCGGTGCCGGTCCGGTCAAAGTGATCCACGACATCAGCGAGATGAACCGTATTGAGCCAGGCGACGTGCTGGTGACCGACATGACCGACCCGGACTGGGAACCTATCATGAAGAAAGCGTCGGCCATCGTCACCAACCGCGGCGGCCGTACCTGCCACGCGGCGATCATTGCCCGCGAGCTGGGGATCCCGGCGGTTGTCGGCTGCGGTGACGCCACCGAGCGCATGAAGGACGGGCAGAACGTGACCGTCTCCTGTGCCGAAGGCGACACCGGCTACGTCTACGCCGATATCCTTGACTTCAGCGTGAAGAGCTCCAGCGTGGATACCATGCCGGATCTGCCGCTGAAGATCATGATGAACGTGGGTAACCCGGACCGCGCGTTTGACTTCGCCTGCCTGCCGAACGAAGGCGTTGGCCTGGCGCGTCTGGAATTCATCATTAACCGCATGATCGGCGTTCACCCGCGCGCGCTGCTGGAGTTTGACGACCAGGACGCGAAGCTGCAGAACGAAATCCGCGAGATGATGAAAGGTTACGACTCGCCGAAAGAGTTCTACGTCGGCCGTCTGACCGAAGGGATCGCCACGCTGGGTGCAGCGTTCTACCCGAAACGCGTGATCGTGCGTCTGTCTGACTTTAAGTCTAACGAATACGCTAACCTGGTGGGCGGCGAGCGCTACGAGCCGGAAGAAGAGAACCCGATGCTGGGCTTCCGCGGGGCCGGACGCTACGTGTCCGACAGCTTCCGCGACTGCTTCGCGCTGGAGTGCGAGGCGGTGAAACGCGTGCGCAACGACATGGGGCTGACCAACGTCGAAATCATGATCCCGTTCGTGCGTACCGTGGATCAGGCGAAAGCGGTGGTGGACGAGCTGGCGCGTCAGGGCCTGAAGCGCGGCGAAAACGGGCTGAAGATCATCATGATGTGTGAGATCCCGTCCAACGCCTTGCTGGCCGAGCAGTTCCTGGAGCACTTCGACGGCTTCTCTATCGGCTCGAACGACATGACTCAGCTGACGCTGGGCCTGGACCGCGACTCCGGCGTGGTTTCCGAGCTGTTCGACGAGCGTAACGAGGCGGTGAAAGCGCTGCTTTCCATGTCCATCCGCGCGGCGAAGAAGCAGGGTAAATACGTCGGGATTTGCGGTCAGGGTCCATCCGACCATGAAGACTTTGCCGCCTGGCTGATGGAAGAGGGGATTGACAGCCTCTCCCTGAACCCGGACACGGTAGTGCAAACCTGGCTGAGCCTGGCGGAACTGAACAAGTAACGGCAACACGATCGCAAAAAGGCGAGGATTTTATTCCTCGCCTTTTTTATTTCACCTCTAATTTGCTCCCCATCACAAATAATCTAAAAAACCAAATATCATAATTTGTCTGTTAATTAAGACAATTGTTAGTGCGCAACGCGTTGCTAATACTTGAGCCTTACTGCGCATTTCCCTTCAGATGATGCGCAACTGGTTGAAATACGTTTTAACCTGATAAAAAGGCAAATAACAATGACACTTTCCTCTGTATTGCGTACCAAAGATAAAATAGGTTATGGCTTAGGTGATATGGCCAGCGCGCTGGTCTGGCAAACGGCCACATTATTTCTTGCTTATTTCTATACCGACGTTTTTGGTTTGCCTGCCGCAATCATGGGTACCATGTTTTTAGTGGTGCGCGTGGTTGATGCGTTTGTCGACCCGTGTATTGGCGCGCTGGTTGACCGCACGCAGACGCGTCACGGCCGTTTCCGTCCCTGGCTGCTGTGGTTTGCTATTCCCTTTGGCGTAAGCTGCCTTATTACCTTCTACGTACCGGACGTCGGGCCGACGGCAAAAATTGTTTATGCCTGCGTGACCTACGCGATTTTAAGTCTGATTTACTCCGCCATTAACGTGCCTTACTGCGCCATGCCGGGCGCGCTGACGCTGGATCCGCGCGAGCGTCACTCCCTGCAGTCCTGGCGTTTTGGCCTGTCATTTATTGGCGGGTTGATCGTAACGGTTATCGCTCTGCCGCTGGTCTCATTGTTGGGCCAGGGCAACGTGCAGAAAGGCTATTTCTTTGCCATGAGCCTGATGGGGCTGCTGGGAATTGTGCTGTTCTTTTGCTGTTTCCTGATGACCCGTGAGCGTTATTCCCCGCGCAATGATACCTCCGGCTCCATGCTCACCGATTTAAAACTGCTGGCCGGTAACAGCCAGTGGCGCATTGTGTTTGTGTTTAATATTTTGCTGTTAACGGCGGTGGTGACGCGCGGCTCTGCCACCATGTATTACGTCAACTATGTACTGTTGCGCCCGGAGCTGGTTTTTGCCTTTATTGTTTCTGGCATGGTGTCCTCGTTAAGCGGCGCGTTATTATCTGAACGCCTGCTGGGGAAATTTGACCGCGTGCGCGCTTATCAGTGGACGATAATGTCCTTCGTCATTTTCGGCGCGCTGATTTTCTTCCTGCCGCCTTCGCAGGTGTGGCTAATCTTTGGCCTTAATATCGTCTTTAGCTTTATTCAAAACCTCACCACGCCGCTCCAGTGGACCATGTTCTCTGATGTGGTCGACTACGAAGAGCATCGCAGCGGCCGCCGTCTGGACGGGCTGATCTTCTCTACCGCGCTGTTCGCCATCAAGTTTGGCCTTGCGCTGGGCGGGGCGGTGGTCGGCTGGGTGCTCGGCATGGTGGATTACGCCCCTGGCCAGGCAGCCCAGGCGCCGCACGTGCTTTCCACCATCAACGCGCTGTTCACCCTTATTCCGTGCGCGCTGTTCCTCTGCATGGTGGCGCTGCTTTCCATCTACAAGCTCAACAGCAGGCTGGTGGATTCCATCGCCCGGGAGCTGGCCAGCAAGCGTGAGGTAAGACCCGACGCGGGGCAGCTCAGCCCGGCAACCCCTTCCGCACTACAGGAGTAAAATATGACTGCTATCTATAAGGACGCGGGACGTCCCGTGCACGAGCGCGTCGCTGATTTACTGGCGCGCATGACCCCCGAAGAGAAGTTCGCCCAGATGCACGCCTACTGGCTGATCCTTGATGAAAACGGCAACCACCGGGAGCGCAGCGATTTGAGCGACGAATTCGCCGGCGTCAGCGAGCAGGCGGCGCTGAGCGAACGGCTAAAACTGGGCGTCGGGCAGATCACCCGTCCGCTCGGCACCCACATCGTTGACGCGAAAACCGGGGTGCGCGCGGCTAACCGCCTGCAGCGCATGATGATGGAAGAGACGCGGCTTGGCATTCCGGCGTTGTTCCACGAGGAGTGCCTGGTGGGGCTGCTGTGCAAAGACGCCACGCTGTTCCCGTCCTCGCTCAACTACGGCTCGACCTGGGACCCGGAGCTGGTGCAGCGCGCGGCAGAGCAGATCGGTAAAGAGGCGCGTTCCGTCGGTTGCCAGCAGGGGCTGGCCCCGGTGCTGGACGTTTCCCGCGACGTCCGCTGGGGGCGAACCGAAGAGACCTTCGGGGAAGATCCCTGGCTGGTGGGCGTGATGGCAACCGCCTGGGTGAAAGGGTTACAGGGCGACAAGCGCGATCTGCTGGCGACGCTCAAACATTACGTGGGCCACTCGTTCAGCGAAGGGGCGCGCAACCACGCCCCGGTGCATCTTGGTTTTAGCGAGCTGAACGACACCTTCCTGCTGCCGTTTGAAATGGCGGTCAAGCTGGCAAATGCCGGTTCGGTCATGCCCGCCTACCACGACATCGATAACCAGCCGGGGCACAGCGACAGCTTCCTGTTGACCACCGTCCTGCGCGAACAGTGGGGCTTCGACGGCATTATTGTGGCGGACTACGGCGGCGTCAGCCTGCTGCACCAGCACCACGGGATTTCCCACGACGCAGCGGAGTCCGCCGCGCTGGCGTTTAACGCCGGGCTCGACGTCGAGCTGCCGAAAGATGACTGCGCACGCCATCTTGCGGAAGCGGTAGAGCGCGGGCTGATTTCCATGGCGAAAGTCGATGAGATCGTGGCGCGTACGCTGACCGAAAAATTCCGTCTCGGCCTGTTTGAGAACCCGTATGCCGATGAAAACGGCATCGATCTGCAAAATGAGAGGACCCGCCAGGTGGCGCGGGAGGTGGCGACAAAATCGGTCACGCTGCTGGAAAACAACGGCATTCTGCCGCTGAACGGTAAACCCCGCGTGGCGGTAGTTGGGCCGACGGCAGACGATCCGCTGGCGTTACTCAGCGGGTATAGCTTCCCGGTCCATCTGATCATCAGCGATATGGTTGAGGAAACCTCGCAGGTGACGACCCCGCGCGCGGCGCTGGAGCAGTACCTGGGTGCATCGAACGTGCGCTACGCGAAAGGGTGCCACATTATCGAAAAACGGATGGCGGGCGCGCCGGTCTTCCCGGGCGACAGCGGCGGCAAGCCAATGCAGCAGTCTCCGGTGTCGCAAAGTACCGCACTTATCCCCGAGGCGGTCAGCGCCGCACAGGAGAGTGACGTGGTGGTGGCCTGCGTGGGCGATCTCGCCGGGCTGTTCCAGAGCGGCACCGTGGGGGAAGGCTCCGATACTGACTCCCTGAATCTGCCGGGCGTGCAGCAACAGCTGCTGGAGGCGCTGGTGGCGACGGGCAAACCGGTGATCGTCGTGATGACCGGCGGGCGTCCGTACAACCTTCAGGGGCTGGAGGAGAAGATTGCCGCGCTGATGATGGCCTGGGCGCCGGGACAGGAAGGGGGCTGGGCGATTGCCGATGTGTTAACCGGTCGCGCGGAGCCGCAGGGCCGGCTGGTGGTCAGCGTGCCGAAAAGCGCCGGGGCGATGCCGTTCTACTATAACCACAAGCTGAAAAGCGGCGGCACGCCGTTCGCGTTCCATTTCGGTGCGCGTTACCCGTTTGGTTTCGGCCTCGGCTGGACGCAGTTTAGCTGGGGCACTGCCCGCGTCGCTGAAAGCAGCGTGCCGGTCGACGGTGAGGTGACGCTGAGCGTGGATATCACCAATACCGGCGAGCGCAGCGGCAGCGAGGTGGTGCAGGTCTACGTGCGGGACAAGGTCGCCACCCAGGTGCGCCCGCTTCAGGAGCTTAAGGCCTTCCAGCGCGTCACGCTCTCGCCGGGCGAAACCGCCACGCTCACCTTCACGCTGCCAGTTGAGATGTTCAACTTCACCCGCCGTGACGGCAAGCGCATCGTTGAGCCGGGCGAGTTTGAACTCCAGATTGGCGCATCGTCGGCGGATATCCACCAGGCGGTGACGGTCAATGTGACGGGGGAAACGCGGGTGCTGCCTGATGAGTGGCGGATGCTCAGTACCTGTGAGGTTACGCGCGCGTAGTCAGGATAAAAAAAGCCCATCGTGGGAGATGGGCAAATTTTCTTTGTATAAACAAGAGGGTGAAGCACTCCCAGCTTAGAGCCAATGTTCATACGGGTTTATCATGAAACTCTTGATTCATGAGGCTTAGCAATGTCTACACAAGTAATACACACTGCATACATTGATAGAATGGCGTCAACGTTATGCAGGTTTTGAGCTTTCAATCAGTCTCAAATCCAAAGATGAAAAGGAAACTGCTCACGTAGCGGGGCTATGTCTATTCGCTTCACGCAGCTTGAACAGCAAGCTGTTCCTTTTACATCCATGATAGAAACCCCTAGAGCTTATTGTGATGATCTTTACAGAATGGCTAAGCTTGCTTTCCTGAACATGATGATGAATCTCGTAGAGGGAAATCCCGCTTTACTTTCCCAAGGCCAAAATTTTGACTCTGGGAATTCAATTGCTCAGATTCCAGCAGTTATCACAACTTCATCAGAAGCTCTGCAAGAACCTATAAGCATTCAACCAATGAATACCATAACCAACACTCTAAAGTGCTTGTAGCTACCGTACAGAAAGAAGATGAGTCTGGATATATAGGGTCAAATCCAATAGCTGGCGTAATTAAAATTATTGTACAGGAATGTACATTACTTTCTAAAAATACATTGGTAATTAAAATGAGTAAGATTTTTAAAGTTGCTAAGGTAGCAATTGCTATCTCTGTTCTATGTGCAGGCGTTGGTTACACTGGTAATAAGTGGAGGGAGGAAGGATATCAATCAGGGGCTTCTATTCAGATTGAAAATGACTCAATCAATAAGCAGGGTGATCTTTGGCATAGGGATAATAAGATTATAGATGGTACATACTCTGTTATTGATGGTTCAGGAACTACGTTTAGTAATATTCCTGTAGGCACATCTAACAAAGGTTTGATTAAACATTTTCGGTCTAAAGATGAATACAAAAATCATAAATTTTTCCCTGAGAAATATACTACTATTAAATGGGCTGATCTAGCTGATGGTAATCCTGCTAGCAAATGGACTAAAGATGTTGGTAGTGATAAAGGCTGTGTTCCTTTTCAGTATTATGTTGATAATAATAATTGGTCTGTTCGTTATGATGGGTTAGAGAAAACTAGGAGTGATTATATCAAAGCTTGTGGATGGAATGATTTTGTAAACATGTCCTATAAAGTTTCTGAAGGAATAATGTTTAAATTTAAAGCTTCTCATTATCTTTGTTTTGCATGGTTCGGGCTAGTGGCTCTGTTTGCTTGTATCCCTGCTGCATGGATTTTATTTTCCGTGGTATTGGTAAAGCATACCGTTCAGCACGTAATGAAATTAAAGGTGATAAACAATGAAACGTATAGCCCTTGTATCTCTGTTAGCCCTTGCTAATGCTAATGCTAATGCTAATGCTAATGCTAATGCTAATGCTAATGCTAATGCTATTGCTGATAGCTCTTATACATGTTCAGGGCATGGAGTAACTAACATGGTGGAATTTAGCCCTTATGATTCATATATTAAAATTAATGGGATTGAATTTAAACCTTCTGGATCTGGTAAGGATGTTGGTAATGGTCAAACACAAGTCGATTTAGTGTCGGTCTATGCTGCGTTAGATGGTAATCATCAGATTATAGAGATATATAAAAAGGATTTTAAACATCCTTTGATTTTAGCTAATACTGACACTATCACTCCTGTTAATGGTACTTTCATGAGGGATGATTTAATCAGTGTTTCTACTGATTGTCCTGCTAACCATGATAAGCCAGTGGTACACCATAAGCCAAAGAAGCTACCGACAGTTAATTTAGATGACTTAGTAGATGGTGGATATGTTAAGAAGAATCAAGCACAAGAGGTTACTGATCCTAAACTTCTTAAAAAACTAAATGAAAAGGATGCTAGTCAATGGTAATTAAAAAAGTATTAGTTTTTATTTTAATGTTCTTCTGCGCTACTGCCCGCCCTAGCGGGAAACTCATCTACAGTGGTTACGGT harbors:
- the ppsA gene encoding phosphoenolpyruvate synthase, with amino-acid sequence MSNNGSSPLVLWYNQLGMNDVDRVGGKNASLGEMITNLSGMGVSVPNGFATTADAFNLFLDQSGVNQRIYDLLDKTDIDDVTELAKAGAQIRQWIIDTPFQPELEKAIHDAYNQLSADDAQASFAVRSSATAEDMPDASFAGQQETFLNVQGYDAVLVAVKHVFASLFNDRAISYRVHQGYDHRGVALSAGVQRMVRSDVGSSGVMFSIDTESGFDQVVFITSAWGLGEMVVQGAVNPDEFYVHKPTLAAGRPAVVRRTMGSKKIRMIYAPTQEHGKQVKIEDVPQEQRDRFSLTDAEVQELAKQAVQIEKHYGRPMDIEWAKDGNTGKLFIVQARPETVRSRGQVMERYTLHAQGKIVAEGRAIGHRIGAGPVKVIHDISEMNRIEPGDVLVTDMTDPDWEPIMKKASAIVTNRGGRTCHAAIIARELGIPAVVGCGDATERMKDGQNVTVSCAEGDTGYVYADILDFSVKSSSVDTMPDLPLKIMMNVGNPDRAFDFACLPNEGVGLARLEFIINRMIGVHPRALLEFDDQDAKLQNEIREMMKGYDSPKEFYVGRLTEGIATLGAAFYPKRVIVRLSDFKSNEYANLVGGERYEPEEENPMLGFRGAGRYVSDSFRDCFALECEAVKRVRNDMGLTNVEIMIPFVRTVDQAKAVVDELARQGLKRGENGLKIIMMCEIPSNALLAEQFLEHFDGFSIGSNDMTQLTLGLDRDSGVVSELFDERNEAVKALLSMSIRAAKKQGKYVGICGQGPSDHEDFAAWLMEEGIDSLSLNPDTVVQTWLSLAELNK
- a CDS encoding glycoside hydrolase family 3 N-terminal domain-containing protein; the protein is MTAIYKDAGRPVHERVADLLARMTPEEKFAQMHAYWLILDENGNHRERSDLSDEFAGVSEQAALSERLKLGVGQITRPLGTHIVDAKTGVRAANRLQRMMMEETRLGIPALFHEECLVGLLCKDATLFPSSLNYGSTWDPELVQRAAEQIGKEARSVGCQQGLAPVLDVSRDVRWGRTEETFGEDPWLVGVMATAWVKGLQGDKRDLLATLKHYVGHSFSEGARNHAPVHLGFSELNDTFLLPFEMAVKLANAGSVMPAYHDIDNQPGHSDSFLLTTVLREQWGFDGIIVADYGGVSLLHQHHGISHDAAESAALAFNAGLDVELPKDDCARHLAEAVERGLISMAKVDEIVARTLTEKFRLGLFENPYADENGIDLQNERTRQVAREVATKSVTLLENNGILPLNGKPRVAVVGPTADDPLALLSGYSFPVHLIISDMVEETSQVTTPRAALEQYLGASNVRYAKGCHIIEKRMAGAPVFPGDSGGKPMQQSPVSQSTALIPEAVSAAQESDVVVACVGDLAGLFQSGTVGEGSDTDSLNLPGVQQQLLEALVATGKPVIVVMTGGRPYNLQGLEEKIAALMMAWAPGQEGGWAIADVLTGRAEPQGRLVVSVPKSAGAMPFYYNHKLKSGGTPFAFHFGARYPFGFGLGWTQFSWGTARVAESSVPVDGEVTLSVDITNTGERSGSEVVQVYVRDKVATQVRPLQELKAFQRVTLSPGETATLTFTLPVEMFNFTRRDGKRIVEPGEFELQIGASSADIHQAVTVNVTGETRVLPDEWRMLSTCEVTRA
- a CDS encoding MFS transporter, translated to MTLSSVLRTKDKIGYGLGDMASALVWQTATLFLAYFYTDVFGLPAAIMGTMFLVVRVVDAFVDPCIGALVDRTQTRHGRFRPWLLWFAIPFGVSCLITFYVPDVGPTAKIVYACVTYAILSLIYSAINVPYCAMPGALTLDPRERHSLQSWRFGLSFIGGLIVTVIALPLVSLLGQGNVQKGYFFAMSLMGLLGIVLFFCCFLMTRERYSPRNDTSGSMLTDLKLLAGNSQWRIVFVFNILLLTAVVTRGSATMYYVNYVLLRPELVFAFIVSGMVSSLSGALLSERLLGKFDRVRAYQWTIMSFVIFGALIFFLPPSQVWLIFGLNIVFSFIQNLTTPLQWTMFSDVVDYEEHRSGRRLDGLIFSTALFAIKFGLALGGAVVGWVLGMVDYAPGQAAQAPHVLSTINALFTLIPCALFLCMVALLSIYKLNSRLVDSIARELASKREVRPDAGQLSPATPSALQE
- the ppsR gene encoding posphoenolpyruvate synthetase regulatory kinase/phosphorylase PpsR yields the protein MDNAVDRHVFYISDGTAITAEVLGHAVMSQFPVSINSITLPFVENESRAKAVKDQIDAIFQQTGVRPLVFYSIVIPEIRHIILQSEGFCQDIVQALVAPLQSELKLDPTPIAHRTHGLNPGNLTKYDARIAAIDYTLAHDDGISLRNLDQAQVILLGVSRCGKTPTSLYLAMQFGIRAANYPFIADDMDNLVLPAALKPLQHKLFGLTINPERLAAIREERRENSRYASMRQCRMEVSEVEALYRKNQIPWLNSTNYSVEEIATKILDIMGLNRRMY
- the aroH gene encoding 3-deoxy-7-phosphoheptulonate synthase AroH, yielding MNKTDELRTARIDSLVTPAELAERHPVSAAVAEHVTASRRRIEKILNGEDKRLLVVIGPCSIHDLDAAMDYAKRLQGLREKYQHRLEIVMRTYFEKPRTVVGWKGLISDPDLNGSYRVNHGIELARKLLLQVNELGVPTATEFLDMVTGQFIADLISWGAIGARTTESQIHREMASALSCPVGFKNGTDGNTRIAVDAIRASRASHMFLSPDKNGHMTIYQTSGNPYGHIIMRGGKKPNYHAQDIAAACETLAEFDLPEHLVVDFSHGNCQKQHRRQLDVCDEVCQQIRSGSTAVAGIMAESFIKEGTQKIVAGQQMVYGQSITDPCLSWEDSELLLEKLAAAVDSRF
- the hemP gene encoding hemin uptake protein HemP, with the translated sequence MSPTDNSAATPVKTHTAPSPASTDRRIDSKSLLGEEGRVIIEHDGQQYLLRQTNAGKLILTK